Proteins encoded in a region of the Saccharothrix ecbatanensis genome:
- a CDS encoding DUF6886 family protein, which produces MRPASGEVLHFSEDPTITRFSPHVAATARQPEAYVWAVDHDRAPDYWFPRQCPRAMAWVEPTTSAEDAAWLGAERVHAIEFGWLSRMQTARLYAYRFDARTFRPFGEPPNAHVATEPVEPLGAPVPVGGLLTLHEDAGIEVRLMANLWPFWRRVVASTMGFSGIRLRNAVPESAGPERPAESATPAGPAGPERPARPQ; this is translated from the coding sequence ATGCGGCCGGCGTCAGGGGAAGTGCTGCACTTCTCGGAAGATCCGACGATCACCCGGTTCTCGCCGCACGTCGCGGCGACGGCACGGCAGCCCGAGGCGTACGTGTGGGCCGTCGACCACGACCGGGCACCCGACTACTGGTTCCCGCGCCAGTGTCCGCGCGCGATGGCGTGGGTGGAGCCCACCACCAGCGCCGAAGACGCGGCATGGCTGGGCGCCGAACGGGTGCACGCGATCGAGTTCGGCTGGTTGAGCCGGATGCAGACGGCACGCCTCTACGCGTACCGGTTCGACGCGCGGACGTTCCGACCGTTCGGTGAGCCACCCAACGCCCACGTGGCGACCGAACCGGTCGAACCGCTCGGCGCACCCGTGCCGGTCGGGGGCCTGCTGACGTTGCACGAGGACGCCGGCATCGAGGTGCGGCTCATGGCCAACCTGTGGCCGTTCTGGCGACGGGTCGTCGCGAGCACCATGGGGTTCAGCGGGATCCGGCTGCGCAACGCCGTGCCGGAATCGGCGGGACCAGAGCGACCGGCGGAA
- a CDS encoding Hsp20/alpha crystallin family protein, with translation MLMRTDPFRELDRLAQQLFTGPGTWSRPTPMPMDAYRAGDEFVVEFDLPGVTPDAIDLDVERNVLTVKAERRPSRTDNEVEMQLSERPLGVFSRQLFLGDSLDLDRIKADYDSGVLTLRIPVAEKAKPRKIAIGQTDGAPKEINA, from the coding sequence ATGTTGATGCGCACGGACCCGTTCCGCGAGCTGGACCGACTGGCGCAGCAGCTCTTCACCGGACCAGGCACCTGGTCGCGGCCCACGCCCATGCCGATGGACGCCTACCGCGCCGGTGACGAGTTCGTGGTGGAGTTCGACCTGCCCGGTGTCACGCCGGACGCGATCGACCTCGACGTGGAACGCAACGTGCTCACCGTCAAGGCGGAGCGGCGCCCGAGCCGGACGGACAACGAGGTCGAGATGCAACTGTCCGAGCGGCCGCTCGGCGTGTTCTCGCGCCAGTTGTTCCTCGGCGACTCGCTCGACCTCGACCGGATCAAGGCCGACTACGACTCCGGCGTGCTGACCCTGCGCATCCCGGTCGCGGAGAAGGCCAAGCCGCGCAAGATCGCCATCGGCCAAACCGACGGCGCACCGAAGGAGATCAACGCCTGA
- a CDS encoding HSP18 transcriptional regulator, which translates to MAIGDYETVRAAATGDDLSAGQVLSALVLLRRLRDELAGWEPQLIAAARELGTSWAELAPALGVASRQAAERRYLRLRPSELGATAEGTAEGRVRAERDRRAADRAVSQWARDNAASLRSLAGQVGRVDVVVREALAEDDAVALLGPLTAALSRVRATDSGLAAEIQSVNEQAEEVRRDTQTLRDSQTLRDNQ; encoded by the coding sequence ATGGCGATCGGAGATTACGAGACCGTCCGGGCGGCGGCCACCGGAGACGACCTCAGTGCGGGGCAGGTGTTGTCCGCACTGGTCCTGCTGCGGCGGTTGCGCGACGAGCTGGCCGGATGGGAGCCGCAGCTGATCGCCGCGGCGCGTGAGCTGGGCACGAGTTGGGCCGAGCTCGCGCCCGCGCTCGGGGTGGCCAGTCGGCAGGCCGCCGAGCGCCGCTACCTGAGGCTGCGCCCGTCGGAACTGGGCGCGACGGCCGAAGGGACGGCCGAAGGTCGGGTGCGTGCCGAGCGGGACCGGCGGGCGGCCGACCGGGCGGTGTCGCAGTGGGCCCGCGACAACGCCGCGTCCTTGCGCAGCCTGGCCGGTCAGGTGGGCCGGGTGGACGTGGTGGTCCGTGAGGCGCTGGCGGAGGACGACGCGGTCGCGCTGCTCGGGCCGTTGACGGCGGCGCTGTCGAGGGTTCGGGCGACCGATTCCGGGCTGGCCGCCGAGATCCAGTCGGTCAACGAACAGGCGGAGGAGGTGCGACGCGACACCCAGACACTGCGGGACAGTCAGACATTGCGCGACAACCAGTGA
- a CDS encoding DinB family protein gives MIDDFAKAYLHSDLWEIREAMLSKLDGLGEYEVRRPLTTTGTNLLGLVKHLTLSESRYFGEVFDRPFPEPLPRWDDLDARGADMWATEHETRDEITARYRRVWAHSDATIAALRIDSPGHVPWWPRPNVVLFNVLVHVLTETSRHAGHADILREQLDGTTGTATGHASPPRDAAFWTARRAEIERAATAASNGKTI, from the coding sequence ATGATCGACGACTTCGCGAAGGCGTACCTGCACAGCGATCTCTGGGAGATCCGCGAGGCGATGCTCTCGAAGCTCGACGGGCTGGGCGAGTACGAGGTCCGCCGTCCCCTGACGACGACGGGAACCAACCTCCTCGGACTGGTCAAACACCTGACGCTGTCGGAGTCCCGGTACTTCGGCGAGGTCTTCGACCGACCGTTCCCCGAACCACTGCCCCGATGGGACGACCTCGACGCGCGCGGAGCCGACATGTGGGCGACCGAGCACGAGACCCGTGACGAGATCACCGCCCGTTATCGGCGGGTGTGGGCGCACTCCGACGCGACGATCGCGGCTCTTCGCATCGACTCGCCCGGCCATGTGCCGTGGTGGCCACGCCCGAACGTGGTGCTGTTCAACGTCCTGGTCCACGTGCTCACCGAAACCAGCCGGCACGCCGGACACGCCGACATCCTGCGAGAACAGCTCGACGGCACGACCGGGACGGCAACCGGACACGCCAGTCCACCACGCGACGCGGCCTTCTGGACGGCCCGCCGGGCGGAGATCGAGCGGGCCGCCACAGCGGCGTCGAACGGCAAGACCATCTGA
- a CDS encoding dienelactone hydrolase family protein produces the protein MKIHVADGAFDAPVWEPASGHGPGLVLIQEIFGLDEYLKSVAADLAALGYVVAIPELFWRVAPGWSSGHDDAGLAASMDVGSRFDPALGVSDVVATLEHLRARTGRAGLLGFCLGGSLAYEAAMTADPDVTVSFYGSTVPDRITGIDAVTCPIQFHFGGQDPYIPRPAVQRVVDAVADRPNAEIHVQEAAGHAFHNRVAPKFHHPAAAATAWTLTTEFLARTFPPDPA, from the coding sequence GTGAAGATCCACGTCGCCGACGGCGCGTTCGACGCACCCGTGTGGGAACCGGCTTCCGGGCACGGCCCCGGACTGGTGCTGATCCAGGAGATCTTCGGCCTGGACGAGTACCTGAAGTCCGTCGCCGCCGACCTCGCCGCGCTCGGCTACGTCGTCGCCATCCCCGAACTGTTCTGGCGCGTCGCCCCGGGCTGGTCCTCGGGCCACGACGACGCGGGACTCGCCGCCTCCATGGACGTCGGCTCCCGCTTCGACCCGGCCCTCGGCGTGTCCGACGTCGTCGCCACCCTGGAACACCTCCGCGCCCGCACCGGACGCGCCGGACTCCTCGGCTTCTGCCTCGGCGGATCCCTGGCGTACGAGGCGGCGATGACCGCGGACCCCGACGTCACCGTGTCGTTCTACGGCTCCACCGTGCCCGACCGGATCACCGGCATCGACGCGGTCACCTGCCCCATCCAGTTCCACTTCGGCGGCCAGGACCCCTACATCCCGCGCCCTGCCGTGCAACGCGTGGTCGACGCGGTCGCCGACCGGCCCAACGCGGAGATCCACGTCCAGGAGGCCGCCGGCCACGCCTTCCACAACCGCGTGGCACCGAAGTTCCACCACCCGGCCGCCGCCGCCACCGCGTGGACCCTCACCACCGAGTTCCTCGCCCGGACCTTCCCGCCCGACCCTGCCTGA
- a CDS encoding S66 peptidase family protein: protein MSAALARPPLLRPGDRVTIVSPAGPCPAELLEAGTAWLRTWGLDVRLAPNVLDTHPDLPYLAGHDADRARAFEQAWLDPSVDGVLCARGGYGSMRMVDLVDWTAVAAHRKVFVGSSDITALHERFWHHGTPTWFGPMIGTRAFVEDTAARDRLHRALFTGVRSYAGIGMAPGTARGVAVGGNLSLLDAPPPDGAIVLLEDVNEEPYRLDHRLTRMLRSGWFDPVGGLVLGSWIGCGDAAPVLADRLGGLGVPIVADVGFGHCEAQLTVPLGVSVEIDGATGVVTVLG from the coding sequence GTGTCCGCCGCACTCGCTCGACCGCCACTGCTGCGGCCGGGCGATCGCGTCACCATCGTCAGCCCCGCCGGGCCCTGCCCCGCCGAACTCCTCGAAGCGGGCACGGCATGGCTGCGCACCTGGGGCCTGGACGTCCGACTCGCCCCGAACGTCCTCGACACCCACCCGGACCTGCCCTACCTCGCCGGCCACGACGCCGACCGCGCCCGCGCCTTCGAACAGGCCTGGCTCGACCCGTCTGTGGACGGGGTCCTCTGCGCCCGCGGCGGCTACGGCAGCATGCGCATGGTCGACCTGGTCGACTGGACCGCCGTCGCCGCGCACCGCAAGGTCTTCGTCGGTTCCAGCGACATCACCGCCCTGCACGAACGGTTCTGGCACCACGGCACACCCACCTGGTTCGGACCGATGATCGGCACCAGGGCGTTCGTCGAGGACACCGCCGCCCGCGACCGACTCCACCGCGCCCTGTTCACCGGCGTCCGGTCCTACGCCGGCATCGGCATGGCGCCCGGCACGGCCCGCGGCGTCGCCGTCGGCGGCAACCTGAGCCTCCTCGACGCCCCGCCGCCCGACGGCGCGATCGTCCTGCTGGAGGACGTCAACGAGGAGCCGTACCGACTCGACCACCGGCTCACCCGCATGCTGCGATCCGGCTGGTTCGACCCGGTCGGCGGGCTCGTCCTCGGCTCGTGGATCGGGTGCGGCGACGCCGCGCCCGTCCTCGCCGACCGGTTGGGCGGCCTCGGCGTGCCGATCGTCGCCGACGTCGGCTTCGGGCACTGCGAGGCGCAACTCACCGTGCCCCTGGGCGTGTCGGTCGAGATCGACGGAGCCACGGGTGTGGTAACCGTACTGGGGTGA
- a CDS encoding prolyl oligopeptidase family serine peptidase, whose product MVKIAPYGTWTSPIDAADAAAAGGGLSWVDLHDGRPWWAEGRPGEGGRVALVRDGEDLLPPPWNVRNRVHEYGGRPWVVLDTPEGTRVAFTNWDDQRVYVFDPDDPSPVPLTPAPSRHHGHRYADLTAGPAGEVWCVRETVTGDARTDVRRELVALPLDGSPARVLGASHHFMSGPRLSPDGRHYAWIGWDHPNMPWDGTELCVAEVGSSEYRVLAGGPSEAVCQVEWETPETGGAPSLLALTDPDGWWNLYRIGLDGTAKNLAPCAEELGGPMWRLGNRWFAAIGAGRYAVLRSGALAVLDERSGTVTDVDVDLPVWHSHLAVHDGVVVSGAAGPGAESVVVSLDLSTGTLTEHTSGESVLPVEYLPVPEERVFSGPDGDVPAYVYPPRNPDFAAPSGEKPPYVVHVHGGPTGRAMPALDLELAYLTSRGIGVVAVNYGGSTGYGRAFRERLRGQWGVVDVNDCAAVAQALADEGTADGARLGIRGGSAGGWTSAASLTSVKTYRCGMVAFPILDLAGWTAEGGETHDFESQYVEGLVGPWPEAAAVYAERSPSNRVDRLAGPVLLLQGLEDEICPPEQADRFAAAMDGTGIPHAYLTFEGEQHGFRKAETIVAALEAELSFYGQVFGFTPEGIPVLELRR is encoded by the coding sequence GTGGTGAAGATCGCACCGTACGGAACGTGGACATCGCCCATCGACGCGGCAGACGCCGCCGCGGCCGGTGGGGGCCTCTCATGGGTCGACCTGCACGACGGGCGACCCTGGTGGGCCGAGGGACGACCAGGAGAGGGCGGGAGGGTCGCGCTGGTGCGCGACGGGGAAGACCTGTTGCCGCCCCCGTGGAACGTGCGCAACCGCGTCCACGAGTACGGCGGACGGCCGTGGGTCGTGCTGGACACCCCCGAGGGGACGCGCGTCGCGTTCACCAACTGGGACGACCAGCGCGTCTACGTGTTCGACCCCGACGACCCCTCGCCCGTGCCGCTGACCCCGGCCCCGTCCCGGCACCACGGCCACCGGTACGCCGACCTCACCGCCGGACCCGCCGGCGAGGTGTGGTGCGTGCGCGAGACCGTCACCGGCGACGCGCGCACCGACGTGCGGCGGGAACTGGTCGCGCTGCCCTTGGACGGCTCCCCGGCGCGGGTGCTGGGCGCGAGCCACCACTTCATGAGCGGGCCGCGGCTCTCCCCCGACGGCCGCCACTACGCCTGGATCGGCTGGGACCACCCGAACATGCCGTGGGACGGCACCGAACTGTGCGTCGCCGAGGTCGGCTCCTCCGAGTACCGGGTGCTCGCCGGCGGACCTTCGGAGGCCGTCTGCCAGGTCGAGTGGGAGACGCCCGAGACCGGTGGGGCGCCGTCGCTGCTCGCGCTCACCGACCCCGACGGCTGGTGGAACCTCTACCGCATCGGCCTGGACGGCACGGCGAAGAACCTCGCGCCGTGCGCCGAGGAACTGGGCGGCCCCATGTGGCGGCTGGGCAACCGGTGGTTCGCCGCGATCGGCGCCGGCCGGTACGCGGTGCTGCGCTCCGGAGCGCTGGCCGTCCTCGACGAGCGCAGCGGCACCGTCACCGACGTCGACGTGGACCTGCCGGTGTGGCATTCGCACCTCGCCGTGCACGACGGCGTCGTGGTCAGCGGGGCCGCCGGACCGGGCGCTGAGTCCGTGGTGGTGTCGCTGGACCTGTCCACCGGCACGCTCACCGAGCACACGTCCGGCGAGTCGGTCCTGCCGGTGGAGTACCTGCCGGTGCCCGAGGAACGCGTGTTCAGCGGGCCCGACGGCGACGTCCCGGCCTACGTGTACCCGCCGCGCAACCCCGACTTCGCCGCGCCGTCAGGCGAGAAGCCGCCGTACGTCGTGCACGTCCACGGCGGGCCGACCGGGCGGGCGATGCCGGCGCTGGACCTGGAACTCGCCTACCTGACCAGCCGGGGCATCGGCGTGGTCGCGGTGAACTACGGCGGCTCCACCGGGTACGGGCGGGCGTTCCGCGAACGGCTGCGCGGCCAGTGGGGCGTGGTGGACGTCAACGACTGCGCCGCCGTGGCCCAGGCGTTGGCCGACGAGGGGACCGCCGACGGCGCCCGGCTCGGCATCCGGGGCGGCAGCGCAGGCGGGTGGACGTCGGCCGCGTCGCTGACGTCGGTGAAGACCTACCGGTGCGGGATGGTCGCGTTCCCCATCCTCGACCTGGCCGGGTGGACCGCCGAGGGCGGGGAGACCCACGACTTCGAGTCGCAGTACGTGGAAGGCCTGGTCGGGCCGTGGCCGGAGGCAGCCGCCGTGTACGCGGAGCGGTCGCCGTCCAACCGGGTGGACCGGCTCGCCGGGCCGGTGCTGTTGTTGCAGGGGTTGGAGGACGAGATCTGCCCGCCGGAGCAGGCGGACCGGTTCGCGGCGGCCATGGACGGCACCGGGATCCCGCACGCGTACCTGACGTTCGAGGGCGAGCAGCACGGGTTCCGCAAGGCCGAGACCATCGTGGCCGCGCTGGAGGCCGAGCTGTCGTTCTACGGCCAGGTCTTCGGCTTCACCCCGGAGGGCATCCCGGTCCTGGAGCTGCGCCGGTGA
- a CDS encoding DUF3090 domain-containing protein — translation MARVIHVFRQPDRFVAGTVGQPGERTFYLQASEEARLVSVALEKQQVAVLAERIGSLLEEVHRRFGAEVPEVVPDDLRDTEPLSVPVEEEFKVGTMGLGWDAESRAVVVELLAITEEEVDEAVVLDDTEEGPDAVRVFLSPVEARAFAERADRVVRAGRKPCPLCAEPLDPEGHVCPRQNGYRRSDEG, via the coding sequence ATGGCACGCGTCATCCACGTATTCCGCCAGCCCGACCGGTTCGTCGCCGGCACAGTCGGGCAGCCTGGCGAGCGCACGTTCTACCTGCAGGCCTCCGAGGAGGCCCGTCTGGTGAGCGTGGCGCTGGAGAAGCAACAGGTCGCCGTACTCGCCGAGCGCATCGGCTCGCTGTTGGAGGAGGTGCACCGGCGGTTCGGCGCGGAGGTCCCCGAAGTGGTCCCCGACGACCTCCGGGACACCGAACCGCTGTCGGTGCCGGTCGAGGAGGAGTTCAAGGTCGGCACGATGGGGCTGGGGTGGGACGCCGAGTCCCGCGCGGTGGTCGTGGAACTGCTCGCGATCACCGAGGAGGAGGTCGACGAGGCGGTGGTCCTCGACGACACCGAGGAGGGTCCGGACGCGGTGCGGGTGTTCCTGAGCCCGGTCGAGGCGCGGGCGTTCGCCGAGCGCGCGGACCGGGTGGTGCGGGCGGGCCGCAAGCCGTGTCCGCTGTGCGCGGAGCCGCTGGACCCGGAGGGGCACGTCTGCCCGCGGCAGAACGGCTACCGGCGTTCGGACGAGGGCTGA
- a CDS encoding SCO1664 family protein: MGSGVGPGDDGVVDLLERGRIEVEGRLVDASNATLFCRIGLDGVTAQCVYKPVRGERPLWDFPDGTLAGREVATYLVSEAAGWGLVPPTVLRAGPFGPGMVQLWVETREDEGLVDIVPADRVRAGWRSVLRAHDRHGEPAVLVHADHPRVREMAAFDVVVNNADRKGGHVLHAVDGGVYGVDHGICLHADPKLRTVLWGWLGEELPAESVEALRRLRSCLDGDLGDRLHGHLTRAEVRALTERVEKLLAAGVFPEPSDEWPAIPWPAF, translated from the coding sequence GTGGGGTCGGGCGTGGGTCCGGGCGACGACGGCGTGGTCGACCTGCTGGAACGTGGCCGCATCGAGGTCGAGGGGCGGTTGGTGGACGCGTCGAACGCGACGCTGTTCTGCCGGATCGGGCTCGACGGCGTGACCGCGCAGTGCGTGTACAAGCCGGTGCGGGGCGAGCGGCCGTTGTGGGACTTCCCGGACGGCACGCTGGCGGGCCGCGAGGTGGCGACGTACCTGGTGTCGGAGGCGGCGGGCTGGGGTCTGGTGCCGCCGACGGTGCTGCGGGCGGGTCCGTTCGGGCCGGGCATGGTGCAGCTGTGGGTGGAGACCCGCGAGGACGAGGGCCTGGTGGACATCGTGCCCGCGGACCGGGTGCGGGCGGGGTGGCGTTCGGTGCTGCGCGCGCACGACCGGCACGGGGAGCCCGCGGTGCTGGTGCACGCCGACCACCCGCGGGTGCGGGAGATGGCGGCGTTCGACGTGGTGGTGAACAACGCCGACCGCAAGGGCGGGCACGTGCTGCACGCGGTGGACGGCGGCGTGTACGGGGTGGACCACGGGATCTGCCTGCATGCCGATCCGAAGCTGCGCACGGTGCTGTGGGGCTGGCTGGGCGAGGAGCTGCCGGCGGAGTCGGTGGAGGCGCTGCGGCGGCTGCGGTCGTGCCTGGACGGCGATCTCGGCGACCGGCTGCACGGGCACCTGACGCGCGCGGAGGTGCGGGCGTTGACCGAGCGGGTGGAGAAGCTGCTGGCGGCCGGGGTGTTCCCGGAGCCGTCGGACGAGTGGCCGGCGATCCCCTGGCCGGCGTTCTGA
- a CDS encoding GNAT family N-acetyltransferase produces the protein MDIELREVTAADVLVFFEHQRDPEAVRMAAFTSSDPSDRAAFLVRWARFLADDSAVARTVVFDGRVVGHVGRFAQFGEPEVTYWIDSEYWGMGLATAALQLFLDEDPVRPLYARAAVDNLGSLRVLEKCGFVAVGEDVGFAEGRGEDVEEFILRLDR, from the coding sequence GTGGACATCGAACTGCGCGAGGTGACCGCGGCCGACGTGCTGGTGTTCTTCGAGCACCAACGCGATCCGGAGGCCGTGCGGATGGCCGCGTTCACGTCGTCCGACCCGTCGGACCGGGCGGCGTTCCTGGTGCGGTGGGCGCGGTTCCTGGCGGACGACTCGGCGGTGGCGCGGACGGTGGTGTTCGACGGCCGGGTGGTGGGGCACGTGGGGCGGTTCGCGCAGTTCGGTGAGCCCGAGGTGACGTACTGGATCGATTCCGAGTACTGGGGCATGGGGTTGGCCACGGCGGCGTTGCAGCTGTTCCTGGACGAGGACCCGGTGCGTCCGCTGTACGCGCGGGCGGCGGTGGACAACCTGGGGTCGCTGCGGGTGCTGGAGAAGTGCGGGTTCGTCGCGGTCGGCGAGGACGTCGGGTTCGCGGAGGGGCGGGGCGAGGACGTGGAGGAGTTCATCCTGAGGCTGGACCGGTGA
- a CDS encoding aminoglycoside phosphotransferase family protein: MTSLETRMVRRFGDGVRSWLDGLPALVAGLCRDWGLEVVRPMSGGTSHALLCERDGVPVVLKVTPEPLLAVQEHAALRAWEPSPRMVRALRVDPARGALLLEGLVPGTPVQDGPGPAGSGLAEVLRALHIPPPEGFPPLAERVDFVFGLLRTRHPGDHDAAHAKAAALARDRVTATLLHGDLHFGNVLDAGERGLVAIDPRPCVGDPAVDAVDFAYASPDLRDGIERWSSVVDGDRLAAWCGVFAGFFPDHPSVAGTA, from the coding sequence GTGACGTCGCTGGAGACGCGCATGGTGCGGCGGTTCGGCGACGGGGTGCGGTCGTGGCTGGACGGGTTGCCGGCGCTGGTGGCGGGGTTGTGCCGGGACTGGGGCCTGGAGGTGGTGCGGCCGATGTCGGGCGGCACGTCGCACGCGCTGCTGTGCGAGCGCGATGGGGTGCCGGTGGTGCTGAAGGTGACGCCGGAGCCGCTGCTCGCGGTGCAGGAGCACGCGGCGCTGCGGGCGTGGGAGCCGTCGCCGCGGATGGTGCGGGCGCTGCGGGTGGATCCCGCGCGGGGCGCGCTGCTGCTGGAGGGCCTGGTGCCGGGCACACCCGTGCAGGACGGGCCGGGGCCGGCCGGTTCGGGGCTGGCGGAGGTGCTGCGGGCGTTGCACATCCCGCCGCCGGAAGGGTTCCCGCCGTTGGCGGAGCGGGTGGACTTCGTCTTCGGCCTGCTGCGCACACGGCATCCGGGTGATCACGACGCCGCGCACGCGAAGGCTGCGGCGTTGGCGCGCGACCGGGTGACGGCGACGTTGCTGCACGGAGACCTGCACTTCGGGAACGTGCTGGACGCGGGCGAGCGAGGGCTGGTGGCGATCGATCCGCGGCCGTGCGTGGGTGACCCGGCGGTCGACGCGGTCGACTTCGCCTACGCGTCCCCGGACCTGCGCGACGGGATCGAACGCTGGTCGTCGGTGGTGGACGGCGACCGGTTGGCGGCGTGGTGCGGCGTGTTCGCCGGGTTCTTCCCCGATCATCCGTCGGTCGCCGGCACGGCGTAG
- a CDS encoding DUF3097 domain-containing protein — MRSHDYGRDVLSGRKRRTVPEVVAEVGLVAEDPASGFCGAVVRFEHGQVVLEDRHGRRRLFPLLPAGFLVDGRPVTLVRPAPTAAAPARTASGSVKVEGLRARTARDSRIWVEGLHDAELVERVWGHDLRVEGVVVEPLDGVDELADRIADFGTGPGRRLGVLVDHLVAGSKESRLVSAIDDDHVLVTGHPFVDVWQAVRPASVGIAAWPVVPRGVPWKEGVCEALGWGEPWEGWRRVLAGVSGFRDLETPLIGAVERLIDFVTDPGVG, encoded by the coding sequence GTGCGATCACACGACTACGGCCGCGACGTGCTGTCGGGCCGCAAGCGCAGGACGGTGCCCGAGGTGGTGGCCGAGGTCGGGCTGGTGGCGGAGGACCCGGCGTCGGGGTTCTGCGGCGCGGTGGTGCGGTTCGAGCACGGGCAGGTGGTGCTGGAGGACCGGCACGGCCGGCGCCGGCTGTTCCCGCTGCTGCCGGCGGGGTTCCTGGTGGACGGCCGGCCGGTGACGCTGGTGCGGCCCGCGCCCACCGCCGCCGCACCGGCGCGCACGGCGTCCGGCTCGGTGAAGGTCGAGGGTCTGCGGGCCCGCACGGCACGTGACAGCCGCATCTGGGTGGAGGGCCTGCACGACGCGGAGCTGGTGGAACGCGTGTGGGGCCACGACCTGCGGGTGGAGGGCGTCGTGGTGGAGCCGCTGGACGGGGTGGACGAGCTGGCGGACCGGATCGCGGACTTCGGCACCGGCCCGGGGCGGCGGCTGGGCGTGCTGGTGGACCACCTGGTGGCGGGCAGCAAGGAGTCACGGCTGGTGTCCGCGATCGACGACGACCACGTCCTCGTCACCGGTCACCCGTTCGTGGATGTGTGGCAGGCGGTGAGACCGGCGTCGGTGGGGATCGCGGCGTGGCCGGTGGTGCCGCGCGGCGTGCCGTGGAAGGAAGGGGTGTGCGAGGCGCTGGGCTGGGGCGAGCCGTGGGAGGGGTGGCGTCGGGTGCTGGCCGGTGTGTCGGGGTTCCGGGACCTGGAGACGCCGTTGATCGGCGCGGTGGAGCGGCTGATCGATTTCGTGACCGATCCCGGGGTCGGGTGA
- a CDS encoding NfeD family protein, protein MAALIWLVLGVVLVAAEVLSGDFVLVMLGLAAFGAAGASALGADVLVSAIVFGVVSLGLVAGARPAIKRRMALGTGHRSGVEALVGSTAIVVSTVDGHDGRVRIGGEVWSARSLDREVIEPGAEVTVVEISGATAVVLSGA, encoded by the coding sequence GTGGCCGCGCTGATCTGGTTGGTCCTCGGTGTCGTCCTGGTGGCGGCCGAGGTTCTGTCGGGCGACTTCGTGCTGGTCATGTTGGGTCTGGCCGCGTTCGGCGCGGCGGGCGCGTCGGCGTTGGGCGCGGACGTGCTGGTCAGCGCGATCGTGTTCGGCGTGGTGTCGCTGGGGTTGGTGGCGGGCGCGCGTCCCGCGATCAAGCGGCGGATGGCGCTGGGCACGGGCCACCGGTCGGGCGTCGAGGCCCTGGTGGGCAGCACGGCGATCGTGGTGTCCACTGTGGACGGCCACGACGGTAGGGTGCGGATCGGCGGCGAGGTGTGGTCGGCGCGGTCGTTGGACCGCGAAGTCATCGAGCCCGGCGCCGAAGTCACAGTTGTCGAGATCTCGGGCGCGACCGCAGTGGTGCTGTCCGGGGCCTGA